One stretch of Candidatus Bathyarchaeia archaeon DNA includes these proteins:
- the modA gene encoding molybdate ABC transporter substrate-binding protein, with protein sequence MFIAASLTYAVQNMTEGFEQANNCKLLVSSASSGALYTQITEGSPCDVFMSADNKWTNQLNSAGLLDQNSPKELTSNSLEVILAPGNPAGITSLADLTKPGVKLVIAAPSVPAGNYANRTIWKIDSTWGNSSSPNYVTSGAYVNYNASLYSNVKSYETNVENVVGAVALSSQTGLYDAGIVYSSDGVYGDLTGQQTEFLPIPADVNQKAIYGIAVIGSTNHSELAQKFMDYWLTDDGQALLAYYGFGV encoded by the coding sequence GTGTTCATAGCTGCCAGCCTAACTTACGCCGTTCAGAACATGACGGAAGGATTCGAGCAAGCTAACAACTGCAAATTACTTGTAAGCTCCGCTTCTTCAGGCGCACTCTACACCCAAATCACTGAAGGTTCACCCTGTGACGTCTTCATGTCCGCCGACAACAAATGGACCAATCAACTAAACAGCGCGGGTCTGCTAGATCAAAACAGCCCTAAAGAGTTAACTAGCAACAGCCTAGAAGTCATCTTGGCACCAGGCAATCCTGCAGGTATAACCTCTCTGGCAGATTTAACTAAACCAGGGGTTAAACTCGTCATAGCCGCACCCTCTGTTCCCGCAGGCAACTATGCAAACCGAACCATCTGGAAAATCGATTCCACATGGGGTAACTCCAGCAGCCCCAACTATGTCACTTCCGGCGCTTATGTCAATTACAATGCCAGCCTCTACAGCAACGTCAAATCCTATGAGACTAACGTCGAGAACGTTGTTGGAGCAGTTGCACTTTCCAGCCAAACAGGACTCTACGATGCTGGGATAGTATATTCTTCCGACGGCGTTTATGGTGATTTGACTGGTCAGCAGACAGAATTCCTCCCGATACCCGCAGACGTTAACCAAAAAGCCATATACGGCATAGCAGTCATAGGATCAACTAACCATTCAGAACTGGCACAGAAATTTATGGATTACTGGCTTACTGACGATGGACAAGCTTTGCTGGCATACTACGGTTTTGGAGTGTAA
- a CDS encoding AAA family ATPase: MKVEVVQLENIRSHVKSTVPFTRGFNCLVGGLGCGKSSVLYSIDFALFGDPIGRSYEYLLREGADQAKVTVQFTQNGNTYVLTRGLRRRGRSIGQDFEALKLFHDEKLIASQKAEAVAEQLKAITGFDRDLWREIVWVQQEHLKELINAQPRPRQKRLDDLFGLSDYEVAWSNVAGYLRDYEIEKRVLENDPDVKGKERLGDEYNRVTEEYTLLEMELVDAQEKLVATKRILEDADIQLKRLEEKRLAVEELKRREARINEGIANSHRNAQALNRNIEGKQAALGNLRQRQSNLESQIQACKTKLQKTGMPCDQPAEILRSVLHDFDNHISNLKGEKEATFRSMQTDLKRIQQLSTEKENHCPVCLQPLNGEYKASMMQRIQAENVERQTLIRQLQEEIDKLQQTKLAANEAFGNIQTLTSRLEELKQNITGEEKNLADLLAEQEQRQQDGGDLQAELEQLRFEISRFDLSDLETARVQREKAFRQYYATESELRTKQNRKSDLLRSLDLIKDRIDGAQQKVERVEKIQKTTQILSAIRDAYRSIQPKLRSEFVKVLRNFVQQVLDSLAGGEAQMLNVVVDENYTPYVKSDSGVDREVANLSGGERTLVAFAYRLGLGQLIMQSRTGHGLGMLLLDEPTENLGTEDGSITRLAEAISRFKAIEQIIAVTHSEDFAEKASHVIVLEKEAGVSKASIAKGE, encoded by the coding sequence GTGAAGGTTGAGGTTGTGCAGCTGGAGAACATCCGCAGCCACGTCAAATCCACCGTACCCTTCACACGCGGCTTCAACTGTCTGGTGGGCGGGTTGGGCTGCGGTAAAAGCAGCGTGCTCTACAGCATCGACTTCGCATTGTTTGGCGACCCCATCGGCAGGAGCTACGAGTACTTGCTCCGCGAGGGCGCGGACCAAGCCAAAGTGACCGTGCAGTTTACGCAGAATGGCAACACTTACGTGCTCACTCGTGGTCTGCGTCGCCGCGGCAGAAGCATTGGACAAGATTTTGAGGCGCTCAAGCTGTTTCATGACGAGAAGCTCATTGCCAGCCAGAAAGCTGAAGCCGTGGCGGAGCAGTTGAAAGCCATCACGGGGTTTGACCGTGACTTGTGGCGGGAAATTGTGTGGGTTCAGCAGGAGCACTTAAAGGAGCTGATTAACGCGCAGCCTCGACCACGGCAGAAGCGGCTGGATGACTTGTTTGGGTTATCGGATTATGAGGTGGCGTGGAGCAACGTTGCGGGTTACCTGCGGGACTACGAGATTGAAAAGCGAGTTTTGGAAAATGACCCCGACGTGAAAGGCAAAGAGAGGCTGGGCGACGAATACAACCGCGTCACCGAAGAATACACGCTGCTGGAGATGGAGTTGGTGGATGCTCAAGAGAAACTGGTTGCCACCAAACGCATTCTTGAAGACGCCGACATCCAGCTGAAGCGGCTGGAGGAGAAGCGGCTGGCAGTTGAGGAGCTGAAACGGCGGGAAGCCCGCATAAACGAAGGCATCGCCAACTCGCACCGCAACGCCCAAGCCCTAAACCGCAACATTGAGGGGAAACAGGCGGCTTTGGGGAACCTTCGGCAACGCCAAAGTAACCTTGAAAGCCAAATCCAAGCTTGCAAAACCAAACTCCAAAAGACGGGGATGCCCTGCGACCAGCCCGCGGAGATTTTGCGGTCGGTTCTGCACGACTTTGACAACCACATCAGTAACCTCAAAGGCGAAAAAGAAGCCACCTTCCGCAGCATGCAAACCGACCTAAAACGCATCCAGCAACTGTCCACCGAGAAGGAGAATCACTGCCCCGTGTGCCTGCAGCCGCTGAACGGTGAATACAAAGCCTCCATGATGCAGCGCATACAGGCAGAGAACGTTGAGCGGCAGACGCTGATTCGGCAACTTCAGGAGGAAATTGACAAGCTCCAGCAGACCAAGCTGGCGGCTAACGAGGCGTTTGGCAACATACAAACGCTAACTTCGCGGCTGGAAGAGCTCAAACAAAACATCACAGGCGAAGAAAAGAACCTTGCCGACCTGCTGGCGGAGCAGGAGCAGAGGCAGCAAGACGGCGGGGACCTACAGGCGGAACTGGAGCAGTTGCGGTTTGAGATTTCACGGTTTGATTTGTCGGATTTGGAGACGGCACGGGTGCAACGGGAGAAAGCATTCAGACAATACTACGCTACTGAGTCGGAACTGCGAACCAAGCAGAACCGCAAAAGTGACCTGCTGCGAAGCCTCGACTTGATTAAGGACCGGATTGATGGCGCACAGCAGAAGGTGGAGCGGGTTGAAAAAATCCAGAAAACCACCCAAATCCTCTCCGCCATCCGCGACGCCTACCGCAGCATCCAGCCTAAACTGCGCAGCGAATTCGTTAAGGTTTTGCGTAACTTTGTGCAGCAGGTGCTGGACAGCCTTGCCGGCGGCGAAGCACAGATGCTTAATGTGGTGGTAGATGAGAATTACACGCCGTATGTGAAAAGCGATTCAGGCGTGGACAGGGAAGTTGCGAACCTGAGCGGTGGGGAGCGCACGTTGGTGGCTTTTGCTTATCGGCTGGGTTTGGGGCAGCTGATTATGCAGTCACGGACGGGTCACGGCTTGGGCATGTTGCTGCTGGATGAACCCACAGAGAACTTGGGCACGGAAGATGGCAGCATAACACGGCTAGCAGAAGCAATTTCGCGCTTCAAAGCCATCGAACAAATCATTGCGGTGACGCATAGCGAGGACTTCGCCGAAAAAGCAAGCCACGTCATCGTCCTAGAGAAGGAAGCTGGAGTCAGCAAGGCATCTATAGCCAAAGGCGAATAA
- a CDS encoding HAD family hydrolase, with product MLEIDVPGFGLMKLGYLVSDFNGTLALDGVLPFEVKQKLNALSKSLQLFIVTSDEFGKAKEQLNDVNCDLHVLGEKDMAAQKADFVTKLGAPRVVALGNGLNDKDMLKAARLGIIVLGREGCAVETLLAADLQVTSATDGLDLLLNPKRLRATLKF from the coding sequence ATGTTAGAGATTGATGTGCCCGGCTTTGGCTTAATGAAACTGGGCTATTTAGTTTCGGATTTTAACGGAACGTTGGCTTTGGATGGCGTTCTGCCTTTTGAGGTAAAACAGAAACTAAACGCCCTCTCAAAGTCTCTGCAGCTATTCATTGTAACTTCGGACGAATTTGGAAAAGCCAAAGAACAACTAAACGACGTCAATTGTGACCTGCATGTTTTGGGGGAGAAGGATATGGCGGCTCAAAAAGCCGACTTCGTGACCAAACTGGGCGCCCCGCGTGTTGTGGCTTTGGGTAATGGACTCAATGACAAGGATATGCTGAAGGCTGCAAGGTTGGGCATAATTGTTTTGGGCAGGGAAGGCTGCGCCGTTGAAACTTTGCTTGCCGCTGACCTGCAAGTAACAAGCGCTACAGATGGGCTTGACCTTTTACTTAACCCCAAGCGGTTGAGAGCAACACTAAAATTTTAG
- a CDS encoding ABC transporter ATP-binding protein, with protein MIQLDHVTKTYDKKLVLEDLSLEVNDKEILCLLGPNGSGKSTLLNLISGLIPQDSGNIYINNVLVSGVTNSKKVNLKPSERKVGYVFQTISLFPHMRVEDNVAYGLKALHLPKDEVRKRTAQMLDFVELSEYARFYPDQLSGGQRQRTALARSLATEPKVLLLDEPVSAIDPQLKESFRLELRNYLRKLKITVIYVTHNLSEAFIMSDRIAVMGNGHIEQIGSGSEIFGKPRSTFVAKFLGVNTFKGKALRTRDGLLEIEVNGVCLLAEAASTLEGKEVVVTLKTEDIFLSKKKPSTQDKLYNVFVGTIIEMTVMRSTAQISVDVGFMLKARVQLRTLKNSALGVGDKVQVSFNPEALNVFAQVTDKKYAAKTSNLYPMLELERERRES; from the coding sequence ATGATCCAATTAGACCACGTTACCAAAACTTACGATAAAAAATTGGTTCTTGAAGATTTATCTCTTGAAGTAAACGACAAAGAAATCCTCTGCCTACTTGGACCCAATGGTAGCGGAAAAAGCACTCTGCTAAATCTGATTTCTGGTTTAATACCTCAGGACAGCGGCAACATCTACATCAATAATGTGCTGGTCAGCGGAGTTACAAATTCCAAAAAGGTGAATTTGAAGCCTTCAGAACGCAAAGTCGGCTATGTCTTTCAAACAATATCCCTCTTTCCCCACATGCGCGTTGAAGACAATGTAGCATACGGTTTAAAAGCGCTGCATTTACCCAAGGATGAAGTAAGAAAGCGAACTGCGCAAATGCTGGATTTCGTCGAGTTATCAGAGTACGCAAGGTTTTATCCAGACCAGCTTAGCGGGGGACAGAGGCAACGTACTGCATTGGCAAGGTCGCTGGCTACGGAGCCGAAGGTGCTATTGCTTGATGAACCAGTTTCCGCCATCGACCCCCAGTTGAAGGAGTCATTTAGACTTGAGTTAAGAAACTATCTGCGGAAACTCAAAATCACAGTCATCTATGTCACACATAACTTATCAGAGGCGTTTATTATGTCTGATAGAATTGCTGTTATGGGCAACGGGCATATTGAACAGATTGGTTCAGGTAGCGAAATTTTTGGTAAACCACGTTCAACGTTTGTCGCCAAGTTTCTCGGCGTCAACACTTTCAAAGGTAAAGCCCTACGAACACGTGATGGCTTGTTGGAGATTGAAGTCAATGGCGTCTGCCTGCTGGCAGAGGCGGCATCTACCTTGGAGGGCAAAGAGGTTGTCGTTACATTGAAGACTGAAGATATTTTTTTATCGAAAAAGAAGCCCAGTACACAAGACAAGTTGTACAATGTTTTCGTAGGCACTATAATAGAGATGACGGTGATGCGTTCTACGGCGCAAATTTCAGTCGATGTAGGGTTTATGCTGAAGGCGCGGGTTCAACTGAGAACCCTTAAGAATTCGGCGCTAGGTGTCGGTGATAAGGTGCAAGTTAGTTTTAACCCTGAAGCCTTAAACGTGTTCGCTCAAGTTACCGATAAGAAATATGCAGCAAAAACCAGTAATCTATATCCCATGTTGGAACTAGAAAGGGAGCGAAGAGAAAGTTGA
- a CDS encoding exonuclease SbcCD subunit D: MARLKTFNPKSMGTEGDLCLKAFSFVHAADLHLGYAQYGLEARRQDFDDAFNELVDQTIQLKPDFMIIAGDLFHQPRPSNVTLENAIRSFKRLRDAGIPVVTVDGSHDSAPNSITSTILYPLDSAGLIHHLPRHEGACWRKNSVCYVYGIPNYRSRHKTEEALPAFMQQNPPTPDSSVGNVFVFHGAVDLAGVKPPYIEAELRPELIPGGFGYYAAGHVHEPFMGQLNGGMLVYSGCTETVSYDEPKNTKGFYHVQVDEQGVFHPEFMPLESPRRFVVLEQEFNSVNAQKITQQTAQMVQEADEEGAILIPVLRGVLPAEASRAEIDLAHIRAAAEKALLVHPIVLLRETAVSDEVVRSIFESEFKDLRTKAFEYFREIFGERYSREEAEKIAHVAVGLIEPLTRKQEEKVKQTLEELGQ, from the coding sequence TTGGCAAGGCTTAAAACCTTCAACCCCAAATCTATGGGTACTGAAGGGGACTTGTGTTTGAAGGCGTTTAGCTTTGTTCATGCCGCCGACCTACATTTGGGGTACGCCCAGTACGGGTTAGAAGCCCGCCGACAAGACTTTGACGACGCCTTCAACGAGCTAGTTGACCAAACCATACAGCTTAAGCCCGATTTCATGATTATTGCGGGGGACCTGTTTCATCAGCCGCGCCCCTCAAATGTTACGTTGGAGAATGCGATTCGCAGCTTCAAACGGCTCCGCGACGCAGGCATCCCCGTGGTGACTGTGGATGGAAGTCACGACTCCGCGCCTAACTCCATCACCAGCACCATCCTCTACCCGCTGGATAGCGCAGGCTTAATCCATCACCTGCCGCGGCATGAGGGCGCCTGCTGGCGCAAAAACAGCGTCTGCTACGTTTACGGCATCCCCAACTACCGCAGCCGACACAAAACCGAAGAAGCCCTCCCCGCCTTCATGCAGCAAAACCCGCCCACGCCTGACTCCTCGGTGGGGAACGTTTTTGTGTTTCATGGTGCGGTGGATTTGGCGGGGGTTAAGCCGCCGTACATTGAAGCGGAACTGCGCCCTGAACTCATCCCGGGGGGCTTTGGCTACTACGCGGCGGGGCATGTGCATGAACCGTTCATGGGACAACTCAATGGGGGCATGCTGGTTTACAGTGGCTGCACCGAAACCGTCAGCTACGATGAACCCAAAAACACCAAGGGCTTCTACCACGTTCAAGTCGACGAACAGGGCGTTTTTCACCCCGAATTCATGCCGTTGGAGTCACCGCGGCGGTTTGTCGTGTTGGAGCAGGAATTCAACAGCGTTAACGCCCAAAAAATCACTCAGCAAACCGCCCAGATGGTTCAAGAAGCCGACGAAGAAGGCGCCATCCTCATCCCCGTGCTCAGGGGCGTGTTGCCTGCCGAAGCCAGCCGCGCCGAAATTGACCTTGCGCACATCCGTGCCGCCGCCGAAAAAGCCCTGCTGGTGCATCCGATTGTGCTGCTGCGGGAAACGGCGGTTTCTGATGAGGTGGTGCGCTCCATTTTTGAGAGCGAGTTCAAGGACTTGCGGACCAAGGCGTTTGAGTATTTTAGGGAAATTTTTGGTGAACGCTACAGCCGCGAGGAAGCTGAAAAAATCGCTCATGTTGCGGTGGGGTTGATTGAGCCGTTGACGCGCAAGCAAGAAGAGAAAGTCAAGCAAACGTTGGAGGAGTTGGGGCAGTGA
- a CDS encoding type II toxin-antitoxin system VapC family toxin: MNCNFIIDSYAWLEYFRASKAGEVAKEYIENENAVTPTVVVAEISRKLLQEIKLGNETAQGRLKRLDFIRATSRIVELDFETAAEAGKVNEEQKGTTKGWGLVDSIILCTARNLNGKVVTGDEHFRQLDEVVFIKA; this comes from the coding sequence ATGAACTGTAACTTCATCATAGACTCTTATGCGTGGCTTGAGTACTTCAGGGCTTCCAAAGCAGGAGAGGTCGCAAAAGAATACATAGAAAACGAGAATGCAGTCACCCCAACTGTGGTCGTTGCAGAAATCAGCCGTAAACTCTTGCAAGAAATCAAGCTTGGAAACGAAACTGCACAGGGTCGCCTAAAACGTCTAGACTTCATAAGGGCAACAAGCAGAATAGTGGAGTTGGATTTTGAAACTGCCGCTGAAGCAGGAAAAGTCAATGAGGAACAGAAAGGAACGACCAAGGGTTGGGGGCTGGTGGATTCCATAATCCTGTGCACTGCAAGAAACCTGAATGGCAAAGTGGTAACCGGAGACGAACACTTTCGACAGTTAGATGAAGTAGTTTTCATTAAAGCATAG
- a CDS encoding molybdopterin-dependent oxidoreductase, with translation MTVIKSVVCPICGCLCDDLEVTVENNEIVKMKNGCAVCEAKMVHGYKTERILEPMIRKDGKLTPVSLDEAIKKAAQILTDAKYPLLFGWECCSSETQAIGVEMAEELGSAMDNVCSICHGPSMMATQEAGLPTCTLGQVRHRADLIIYWGSNPWASHPRHVERYTAFPEGRFEKSEWTNYIQRIKGASSKKKIEAAMKRTTLRYQPPARPKTCIVDAPPKDFQKMGRKMIVFDVRKTMTAEAADYFVQVEPNKDYEIIQALRCLVNDQELDVDKVGGVPVEYLTEIAQAMVNCEFGAIFFGLGLTATAGRFRNIEIAIKLTQDLNKKTKFVITPMRGHFNITGANVVSSWQTGYPYAIDFSQGYPQYNPGEFSTIDLLRRGDNDATLVIASDPGAHFPKVSMQQMMKHPLIVINPDMNCTSRVGDVLIPTQWGGIEYEGTAYRMDLVPIRLRKVVEPPPGILNDEEILKKILDEIRAIKAKKAGKPTFSASNKALAPEKAEIPTKQLVKQKIGA, from the coding sequence ATGACCGTTATAAAATCAGTTGTTTGCCCAATATGCGGCTGCTTATGCGACGACTTAGAAGTCACCGTAGAAAACAACGAAATCGTCAAAATGAAAAACGGCTGCGCAGTCTGCGAAGCAAAAATGGTTCACGGATACAAAACCGAACGCATTCTGGAGCCCATGATTCGAAAAGACGGCAAATTAACCCCTGTTTCTTTAGATGAAGCAATCAAGAAGGCAGCCCAAATTTTAACCGACGCCAAGTACCCCTTGCTGTTCGGCTGGGAGTGCTGCAGCAGCGAAACACAAGCCATCGGGGTGGAAATGGCGGAAGAATTAGGCTCAGCCATGGATAATGTGTGCAGCATCTGCCATGGACCTTCAATGATGGCAACTCAGGAAGCCGGCTTACCAACCTGCACGTTAGGGCAAGTTAGGCACAGAGCAGACTTAATCATTTACTGGGGAAGCAACCCCTGGGCTTCGCACCCAAGACACGTTGAAAGATATACCGCCTTCCCTGAAGGGCGCTTTGAAAAAAGCGAATGGACCAACTACATTCAGAGAATAAAAGGCGCTTCAAGCAAGAAAAAAATAGAGGCCGCCATGAAAAGAACTACGTTACGATATCAGCCTCCAGCACGCCCTAAAACATGCATTGTGGATGCCCCACCGAAAGATTTTCAGAAAATGGGGCGTAAGATGATTGTTTTTGATGTGCGGAAAACTATGACTGCTGAAGCTGCGGATTATTTTGTGCAGGTGGAGCCTAACAAGGACTACGAAATCATACAAGCCCTCCGATGCCTTGTTAACGATCAGGAGTTGGATGTTGACAAAGTCGGCGGCGTCCCAGTTGAGTACTTAACCGAAATAGCTCAAGCCATGGTTAACTGCGAGTTTGGCGCCATATTCTTTGGTCTGGGCTTAACAGCAACCGCAGGCAGATTCAGAAACATCGAAATAGCCATCAAACTAACTCAAGACCTTAACAAGAAAACCAAATTTGTCATCACACCCATGCGAGGACACTTCAACATCACCGGCGCAAACGTGGTCAGCAGCTGGCAAACAGGTTATCCGTATGCGATTGACTTCTCTCAGGGCTACCCGCAATACAACCCTGGCGAGTTCTCGACTATTGACCTGCTCCGACGGGGAGACAACGATGCAACCTTGGTAATTGCCTCTGACCCCGGTGCCCACTTCCCCAAGGTTTCGATGCAGCAAATGATGAAGCACCCCCTCATCGTCATTAACCCCGACATGAACTGCACCTCAAGAGTTGGGGATGTGCTGATTCCAACACAGTGGGGCGGCATAGAATACGAGGGCACCGCATACCGCATGGACCTTGTGCCAATTAGACTACGCAAAGTCGTGGAACCACCACCGGGAATCCTCAATGACGAAGAAATCCTCAAAAAAATACTAGACGAAATCAGAGCAATCAAAGCCAAAAAAGCAGGAAAACCAACATTTTCGGCATCAAACAAGGCACTGGCACCAGAAAAAGCAGAAATACCGACGAAACAACTCGTGAAACAAAAAATAGGCGCCTAA
- a CDS encoding fumarylacetoacetate hydrolase family protein: MKSGLDWGKLAAFGGVWVRKHFSTASPSVSISNGVANMKLARYIYKSQESYGVLQGQSLFSLPALATVLHATLPATLEEFVALGRIAQVTVESLLAIADEDMLKTVSVPLSQVQLLAPLKSPPKILCLGWNYVDHTVETKTQPPTEPVVFMKPHTAIANPNQNIVKRPFVTELDYEGELAVVIGKTAKDVSTTEAMNYVFGYTIFNDVSARDFQFKDKQWTRGKGFDTFAPIGPCIVTRDQIRDVDNLGIKTWVNGELRQDGNTRDMLFNIPQIIYHLSRVMTLEPCDIIATGTPSGVGMAMKPQKWLKHGDNVRIEVDGIGILENNVEER; the protein is encoded by the coding sequence GTGAAGTCAGGCTTAGATTGGGGTAAACTGGCGGCTTTTGGCGGCGTTTGGGTGCGTAAACATTTTTCTACTGCAAGCCCATCGGTAAGCATATCAAACGGAGTTGCCAACATGAAACTTGCCCGCTACATCTACAAAAGTCAAGAATCTTACGGAGTTCTACAGGGCCAGTCTCTGTTTTCGTTGCCCGCTTTGGCTACCGTTCTGCATGCAACGTTACCCGCTACGTTGGAGGAGTTTGTGGCTCTTGGTCGAATTGCTCAGGTGACTGTGGAAAGCCTGCTGGCAATAGCTGACGAGGACATGCTAAAGACGGTTTCGGTTCCGCTTAGCCAAGTGCAACTGCTGGCGCCTCTCAAGTCGCCGCCAAAAATCCTGTGTTTAGGCTGGAACTACGTTGACCACACGGTGGAAACCAAAACGCAGCCCCCAACGGAACCCGTGGTTTTCATGAAGCCCCACACCGCCATAGCCAACCCCAACCAAAACATCGTCAAACGCCCGTTTGTGACGGAACTGGACTACGAGGGAGAACTCGCCGTGGTCATAGGCAAAACCGCCAAAGATGTGTCCACAACCGAAGCTATGAACTATGTGTTTGGCTATACAATTTTCAATGATGTTTCGGCGCGGGACTTCCAATTCAAAGACAAGCAGTGGACACGAGGCAAAGGGTTTGACACGTTTGCGCCCATTGGACCCTGCATTGTTACTCGAGACCAGATTCGTGATGTGGACAACTTGGGCATTAAAACGTGGGTTAACGGTGAACTGCGACAAGACGGCAACACCCGCGACATGCTCTTTAACATACCTCAAATCATTTATCACTTAAGCCGAGTAATGACGTTGGAGCCCTGCGACATAATCGCCACTGGCACACCCTCAGGCGTGGGGATGGCTATGAAGCCGCAGAAGTGGCTAAAGCACGGCGACAACGTACGTATTGAGGTTGATGGTATAGGCATCTTGGAGAATAATGTGGAGGAGAGATAA
- a CDS encoding winged helix-turn-helix domain-containing protein, which produces MPTDAEKTPNINRLIHEPARFMIMAHLYVVESADFLFLQHQMEMTPGNLSAHLRKLEDAEYVEVVKEFVDRKPHTALKLTKKGRDVFREYQTTMKRVLDNLPKGPEVDP; this is translated from the coding sequence TTGCCAACTGACGCAGAAAAAACCCCCAACATCAACCGCCTAATACACGAACCAGCACGGTTCATGATTATGGCGCACTTATACGTTGTAGAAAGCGCTGATTTTTTGTTTCTGCAACACCAGATGGAGATGACTCCGGGGAATCTTTCGGCGCACCTGCGGAAGTTGGAGGATGCAGAGTATGTGGAGGTGGTGAAGGAGTTTGTTGACCGCAAGCCGCACACTGCGCTTAAGTTGACAAAAAAGGGGCGCGATGTGTTTAGGGAGTATCAAACGACGATGAAGCGCGTTTTGGATAATTTACCCAAAGGACCCGAAGTTGACCCCTAA
- the modB gene encoding molybdate ABC transporter permease subunit encodes MASVFLRLDTTQVSTQLQAWQVISAIQLSLYTSAIATLIAFVLAVPSAYFMATRNFPGKPLVDTIMDLPVVLPPAVAGVALLYAFAPRGVLGPLLTSLKITLPGYTVAVIIAEAFVASPFLFRAAKTGFENRDKDIYNSARILSGSRLLVFFTVSLPLTIRGIISGTMLTWARAMGEFGATLMFAGNLPGITTTMPLATYNLLYSNQSGAIVLSIILIAISFTVLVIVKLIEQKRFGAKK; translated from the coding sequence TTGGCATCGGTTTTTCTGAGGCTTGATACAACACAAGTTAGCACTCAATTACAGGCTTGGCAAGTTATAAGTGCCATACAACTCAGCTTATATACCTCAGCCATTGCAACCCTGATTGCATTTGTATTAGCAGTTCCCTCTGCTTATTTCATGGCCACACGCAATTTTCCCGGTAAACCTCTCGTTGATACCATAATGGATTTGCCCGTTGTATTGCCGCCGGCTGTGGCAGGTGTCGCCTTGCTTTACGCTTTTGCACCTCGGGGTGTTCTAGGGCCGCTGTTAACCAGTTTGAAAATCACTCTTCCCGGCTACACTGTAGCTGTCATCATTGCTGAAGCCTTCGTGGCATCCCCTTTTCTCTTCCGAGCTGCCAAAACAGGCTTTGAAAACCGAGACAAAGACATCTACAACAGCGCCAGAATTTTGAGCGGCTCCCGACTCCTTGTATTCTTCACAGTGTCTTTGCCGCTAACAATTCGCGGTATAATTTCTGGAACCATGCTCACTTGGGCTAGAGCTATGGGTGAATTCGGCGCCACTTTGATGTTTGCTGGAAACCTGCCCGGCATAACCACAACCATGCCGCTGGCTACCTATAACCTGCTCTACTCAAACCAAAGCGGCGCTATAGTGCTGTCTATAATATTGATTGCAATATCTTTCACAGTACTAGTCATCGTTAAACTGATAGAACAAAAAAGGTTCGGAGCCAAAAAATGA
- a CDS encoding methyltransferase domain-containing protein → MAMNISFEEIFRNSDLFNPVSVEALFLAGKAAGLASGMSVVDLASGKGSPSLLWASVFGVTVEGYELGKEYVEYANARAKLLHLDDKARYACQDIAKFTPDKKYDIVAALGFDVGIYGGRIQALNKLKSMLKPNGAIILTEPIYTQKPVAPNVLKVLGITQEAYLTLDEMQQLLIEQGLKTIHQSVSTKLDWQLYVSPILVTLQQFIKDHPDLKQDAQAVIEHFQAERDNAPTHWNVALWVLKPV, encoded by the coding sequence ATGGCAATGAACATATCGTTTGAGGAGATTTTCAGGAATTCTGATTTGTTTAATCCTGTTTCGGTGGAGGCGTTGTTTTTGGCGGGTAAGGCTGCTGGATTGGCGTCGGGCATGTCCGTTGTTGATTTGGCCAGTGGGAAGGGTTCGCCGTCTTTGCTTTGGGCAAGCGTCTTTGGCGTTACAGTTGAAGGTTATGAGCTTGGCAAGGAGTATGTGGAGTATGCTAATGCACGTGCTAAGCTTTTGCATCTTGATGATAAAGCGCGGTATGCCTGCCAAGACATAGCAAAATTTACGCCCGACAAAAAATACGACATCGTCGCGGCTTTAGGCTTTGATGTGGGCATTTACGGCGGCAGAATCCAAGCCCTAAACAAACTCAAAAGCATGCTAAAACCCAATGGCGCCATCATCCTAACCGAACCCATCTACACACAAAAACCCGTAGCCCCCAATGTCCTAAAAGTCCTTGGCATCACTCAAGAAGCCTACCTGACCCTTGACGAAATGCAGCAGCTACTCATCGAGCAGGGACTAAAAACAATCCACCAGAGCGTCTCCACAAAACTGGACTGGCAACTATACGTGAGCCCCATCCTTGTTACCCTGCAGCAGTTCATCAAAGACCACCCCGACCTCAAACAGGACGCCCAAGCCGTAATCGAGCACTTCCAAGCCGAACGCGACAACGCCCCAACACACTGGAACGTAGCCTTATGGGTCCTTAAACCCGTTTAA